In a genomic window of Chrysemys picta bellii isolate R12L10 chromosome 1, ASM1138683v2, whole genome shotgun sequence:
- the RASD2 gene encoding GTP-binding protein Rhes isoform X2 produces the protein MMKTVSSGNCTLSVPAKNSYRMVVLGASRVGKSSIVSRFLTGRFEDQYTPTIEDFHRKVYNIRGDMYQLDILDTSGNHPFPAMRRLSILTGDVFILVFSLDNRESFDEVKRIQKQILEVKSCLKNKTKEAADLPMMICGNKNDHSEIYRKVRSEEAEKLVSSDENCAYFEISAKKNTNVDEMFYVLFSMAKLPHEMSPALHRKISVQYGDAFHQKSFRMRRVKEMDAYGMVSPFARRPSVNSDLKYIKSKVLREGQAREREKCTIQ, from the exons ATGATGAAGACTGTGTCCAGTGGGAACTGCACCCTGAGCGTGCCAGCCAAGAACTCCTACCGCATGGTGGTGCTGGGAGCCTCCAGGGTGGGCAAGAGCTCCATCGTCTCACGCTTTCTCACTGGCCGCTTTGAGGACCAGTACACTCCCACCATTGAGGATTTTCACCGCAAGGTCTACAACATCCGGGGAGACATGTACCAGTTGGACATCCTGGACACATCTGGGAATCACCCTTTCCCTGCAATGAGGAGGCTTTCTATACTGACAG GAGATGTTTTCATCCTGGTGTTCAGTTTGGACAACAGAGAATCCTTTGATGAGGTCAAGAGGATCCAAAAGCAGATCCTTGAAGTCAAATCCTGCCTGAAGAACAAGACCAAAGAGGCAGCTGACCTCCCCATGATGATCtgtggcaacaaaaatgatcatagTGAAATCTACCGCAAGGTGCGCTCAGAGGAAGCAGAGAAGCTTGTCTCCAGCGATGAGAACTGTGCTTACTTTGAAATCTCAGCCAAGAAGAACACGAACGTGGATGAGATGTTCTATGTCCTCTTCAGCATGGCCAAGCTACCTCACGAGATGAGCCCTGCCCTTCACAGGAAAATCTCTGTCCAGTATGGCGACGCCTTCCACCAAAAATCCTTCAGGATGCGCCGGGTCAAAGAGATGGATGCCTATGGCATGGTCTCCCCCTTCGCTCGCCGACCCAGTGTCAACAGTGACCTGAAATACATCAAATCCAAAGTTCTCAGGGAAGGCCAGGCAagggagagggagaaatgcaCTATCCAGTGA
- the RASD2 gene encoding GTP-binding protein Rhes isoform X1, producing the protein MSSILNFGAHSNFRSNPGGKQIHTVLLHQAMMKTVSSGNCTLSVPAKNSYRMVVLGASRVGKSSIVSRFLTGRFEDQYTPTIEDFHRKVYNIRGDMYQLDILDTSGNHPFPAMRRLSILTGDVFILVFSLDNRESFDEVKRIQKQILEVKSCLKNKTKEAADLPMMICGNKNDHSEIYRKVRSEEAEKLVSSDENCAYFEISAKKNTNVDEMFYVLFSMAKLPHEMSPALHRKISVQYGDAFHQKSFRMRRVKEMDAYGMVSPFARRPSVNSDLKYIKSKVLREGQAREREKCTIQ; encoded by the exons CACCAAGCAATGATGAAGACTGTGTCCAGTGGGAACTGCACCCTGAGCGTGCCAGCCAAGAACTCCTACCGCATGGTGGTGCTGGGAGCCTCCAGGGTGGGCAAGAGCTCCATCGTCTCACGCTTTCTCACTGGCCGCTTTGAGGACCAGTACACTCCCACCATTGAGGATTTTCACCGCAAGGTCTACAACATCCGGGGAGACATGTACCAGTTGGACATCCTGGACACATCTGGGAATCACCCTTTCCCTGCAATGAGGAGGCTTTCTATACTGACAG GAGATGTTTTCATCCTGGTGTTCAGTTTGGACAACAGAGAATCCTTTGATGAGGTCAAGAGGATCCAAAAGCAGATCCTTGAAGTCAAATCCTGCCTGAAGAACAAGACCAAAGAGGCAGCTGACCTCCCCATGATGATCtgtggcaacaaaaatgatcatagTGAAATCTACCGCAAGGTGCGCTCAGAGGAAGCAGAGAAGCTTGTCTCCAGCGATGAGAACTGTGCTTACTTTGAAATCTCAGCCAAGAAGAACACGAACGTGGATGAGATGTTCTATGTCCTCTTCAGCATGGCCAAGCTACCTCACGAGATGAGCCCTGCCCTTCACAGGAAAATCTCTGTCCAGTATGGCGACGCCTTCCACCAAAAATCCTTCAGGATGCGCCGGGTCAAAGAGATGGATGCCTATGGCATGGTCTCCCCCTTCGCTCGCCGACCCAGTGTCAACAGTGACCTGAAATACATCAAATCCAAAGTTCTCAGGGAAGGCCAGGCAagggagagggagaaatgcaCTATCCAGTGA